The Helicobacter kayseriensis DNA window ATAAAAATGATTACAATAACTCTACAAGTTCCATCAATGCATTGCTCACACTGCACCCAAAAAATCCAAACTTTTGTTTCTGAAGTGCAAGGAGTGCAAGACATCCATTTTGATTTAGATTCTAAATCTCTTACTGTTTCTTTTGTCCCTCCAGCAACAAAAGAAGCCATCATTGAAGCTATTGAGGATTGTGGATTTGAAGCACGATAAGCCATTTTTTTCCATTATTTTCCCCATCTACAATCGAGAAATATATCTTCAAGAAACTCTTCAAAGCATTCTTAGCCAGTCTTTTGGGGATTTTGAACTCATTGCCATTGATGATGGATCTACAGATCAGAGTTTAGCTATCCTTCAATCCCTGCAAGATCAACGCATCAAAGTTTTCACCCAATCCAATCTTGGCGTGAGCGAAGCTAGAAACACAGGGATAAAACATGCAAAAGGAGAGTATCTTTGCTTTGCTGATTCTGATGATATCTTACACCCCAATTATCTGCAAGACTTTTATACCCTCATTCAAAAAACACAAGCTTCCCTAATCAAAAATAATTCAATCATCAAATTTCACTCATCGCCTAAATTTCGCCCACACTATCAGCTCAAACATATTCACATCGTTTCTTTAAATACTAAAAACATCAAAATTGGCGGAACAATTTGGAGCTATTGCATCAAGACTTCTTTAGTTAAAGATATCCATCTTCTTTTTCTTCCACAACGCATTATGGAAGATGAAATATTTATCTTTATGCTTCTACCCTTTGTTGATCATCTTGTGTTGTTTAGAGGTTCCCCCTATTTGTATCGACAACACTCCAATTCTATCGTTTCAACTCACCCTGTCGCTTTTGATCGCATCAACAACTTTCATGATCTTATTTTGTGGTATCAACATCACAAATTTTTGGATTCCTTTCCTATCCCTTTTTATATCCTTTATGACATAAGTCTCAAAAATCCAAACTATCTTACATATATCTCGCGCTCAAAAGAAATGCTTCAAACACTCAATCTCTCCCCCTCTCTTTTAAGCCAAGATCCACTTATCCCACATCTTCTAAAAGAGGAAGCAAAAGCCTTTCAAGAATATCACGCAAAGAGCCGTGGGAAAATCAAGTTTTATCTTAGAAAATTTCTTTGTCGATTTTTTTGATTCCATTGCAACACCAAGTCTTTTTTTCTCTAAGACTTTGAAGATAGATTTGATGATTTTCCTCAAGCATTGCTCTTGAATTTTCCTCATGCCACAAATGATAGGCAATCCCTGCAAATCTTAGCTTTCTCATTTCTCCCCCAACATTCAAAAAACGCACTACAAATTCACTATCCTCTCTTCCCCAGCCAACAAAATCCTCATTGAAACCATTGATAGACTCCACATCTTCCTTGAAAAAAGCCATATTGCACCCCTTCACAGGCAGAAAACGATCAATGCTCAAATCCTTTTGCTTAAAGCAAGGCCAAAAACACATGGAACTTAAAATTTGAGAGCGTGTTGTTTTGAATGTTTTTTTTGCAAAAGCCAAGCTGCATTTTTGTTTTTCTAAAATGATTTGTGTCTCTTTTTGAGAGAGCAAAATACGCCCACCTTGGACAAAACAACCTCTTCTTGCCCTATCTTGATGATCCTTCACAAAACTAGGATGCAAGATCATATCCCCATCAATCACTACAATATATGTCCCACGGGCACTTTTGATTGCTTCATTTCTAGACTTTGCCAAACGATACCCACAATCTTGATGCCAAATGTGTCTTAGTGGGATAGGAAAATTTTCCTGATATTGACGCACCAATTCTCTAGTATCCTCTCTACTTCCATCATCAGCAATCAAAACCTCAAAGGGCAAAACCTGCTGAAGACAAATAGAATCTAATACAAGCGCAAGTCTCTCTTTTTGATTATAGGTTGTTACAATCAAAGAAAGCGAGGGTTTTTGAAGAGTGTTTTCATAAAGCTTCATATATTTAAAAAAAGCTCCCAATCCATTGCATACACTAATCACAAATCCCCTATATCCATAAATAAATCCTCTCTTAAAAAGAAAATTTCTTATAAAAGTCCAAAATCCCCTCAACAATGCCCCAAAGGGAGAGGATTTTTTCTTAACATTTTGCATAGCCCACAAAGTCGAGTAGCGTTGAAGCTTATCAAGCAATCCATCAATATTTTCAAAAGAATAATGCTTAATGCCTCCACTTTTTAAACGCACTTCTTTACAAATTTTTGGGATCTCAAGCCCCTCATGCACAAGATCATTTTTAAACACTATCTCTTGTTTGCAAAAAAGACGCTTAACCCAATCAGGATGCCAACCACACCCCCTAATCCACATATCTCCATAATGATTTTTTCGCAAAAAAGAATAATATTTTCCCTTCTCTAATCGGAGTGCTTTAAGCTCATCAAGCAACTCTCTTTCTATGACCTCATCGCTATCAAGAGAAAATATCCAATCATTTGTCGCATAACTTATAGCTAGATTCTTTAGTGCTCCAAAACCAATAAACTCACTTTCATAAATTTTGACATTCTTGAATTCTTTGGCAATTTCTTGTGTTTGATCCGTGCTTTTATTATCAAGCAAAATCACCTCATCAAATTCTTTTACACTCTCTAGGCATGCTCTAAGTGTTTTTTGAGCATTTTTTGCCAAAATAGTGACGGAGATTTTAGTTTGCATTTCCCCTTCCTGCGTGAATCATTTTCCAAAAAATACAAATAAAAAGTGTCATCAAAGGGAAACTCACATTAGATTCCCATGGATCGCCAATCAAAGCATTAGGGAAGATAAAATAAAATATCATACATATTCCAGCAAATGCAAAAAGCTCTCCCCTCCTAAAAGAAGAGAAAAAAAGCTTCACTGAAGCAAACCAAACAAACAACAATACCAATACACCCACAGCTCCTCGTTTTGCTGCTTGATTTAGAATCTGGTTATGTTTAGTTCCAATTGCCTCTTGATAGGTTTGCTCTCTCTTAATCATACTCCGACTTTTTTCTGTAATCTCAGGCATTCTCTGCAAAATTTCAGCCGTACTTAATCCCAAAAATGGAGCCATCTGAAACATCGTCGCGGCCTCTTTCCACATTTCAAATCGAGCACCAATGCTATTTTTGTCAATTTCTCCTTGATGATAACGCTCCAAGTCATCATGAGCTATTTCCAATCTCAAAAAGTCACTTTTCCCATCACCTAGCCCAACAATTGAGCATAGGCCTAAAAAACAGATACAAATAGCCCACAAATAACTCTTGATTTTTTTTCTATGTTTCCAACACAACAATCCACCCACAAAAGCAAATGTCAAAATCATCCCAAGCATTGCCCCTCTTGTTCCTGTCAAAACTGAGGCAAGACAAGATAAAAACATTGCTGCAAAATACAAGACTTTTTCTTTTTTAGAATCTGCAAAAATCAATAAAAGCAGAGAAAGGATTCCCAATATTGCTGAAGAATCTGCCATCTCAGTGATTCCACTCCATCCATAAACCCTCCCTACCCCCAAAATATAGCGCTGATAGATTCCAATACAACCATTAGCAATACCCCCCAAAGCAATGCCATAACACAATGCTTTATAATAAATCCTAAAATCAAGCTTAATAAACAGATAAAAAACCAAGGCTCCCAAGAGGTATTTAGAAGGAGTGTCTAGATCAGTCAAGGAAGGCATGGATGGATTTCTAGCGCTTTTAAGCTCCCATCCACTTCCAGCAAGATAAGACAATACAGCACTTAAAAAAAATAAAATCAAAGCAAGAATAAAAAGTTTTTCATTTTTTTCTAGAGGCTTTTGATCTTTTGATGAAGCAAAGTAAGCAACACATAAAGAGAGCGCAAGCAATACCTCAACCACCATGCTCATATGGCGATATGCTGTTCCCAAACACAAAATAAAAACTAAAGCAGAAATCCAATAACTCAAAAAATCATTTGTTACTCTTTGTCCATTCATCATACTTCCTCCATATCCATTCCAAAGCATTTAAGCACTCTTTTGTGATTTTGTAGCCAAAAAAAGTTTTTTGCACCTTTCTTAATTCTCTTTTCCCAACAGAATCAATACAAGATTGCAAAGCAGAATTCTCTGCAATAATTGGTGGCGAGAAGAAAAAAGTTCTTATGCCATGCCAATATGCTTTATCTAAAAAATTATCGACTGGACAAAACCACAATTTAGCCTTTTGAACAAAAGCTAA harbors:
- a CDS encoding O-antigen ligase family protein, which codes for MLWNGYGGSMMNGQRVTNDFLSYWISALVFILCLGTAYRHMSMVVEVLLALSLCVAYFASSKDQKPLEKNEKLFILALILFFLSAVLSYLAGSGWELKSARNPSMPSLTDLDTPSKYLLGALVFYLFIKLDFRIYYKALCYGIALGGIANGCIGIYQRYILGVGRVYGWSGITEMADSSAILGILSLLLLIFADSKKEKVLYFAAMFLSCLASVLTGTRGAMLGMILTFAFVGGLLCWKHRKKIKSYLWAICICFLGLCSIVGLGDGKSDFLRLEIAHDDLERYHQGEIDKNSIGARFEMWKEAATMFQMAPFLGLSTAEILQRMPEITEKSRSMIKREQTYQEAIGTKHNQILNQAAKRGAVGVLVLLFVWFASVKLFFSSFRRGELFAFAGICMIFYFIFPNALIGDPWESNVSFPLMTLFICIFWKMIHAGRGNAN
- a CDS encoding glycosyltransferase family 2 protein, producing the protein MQTKISVTILAKNAQKTLRACLESVKEFDEVILLDNKSTDQTQEIAKEFKNVKIYESEFIGFGALKNLAISYATNDWIFSLDSDEVIERELLDELKALRLEKGKYYSFLRKNHYGDMWIRGCGWHPDWVKRLFCKQEIVFKNDLVHEGLEIPKICKEVRLKSGGIKHYSFENIDGLLDKLQRYSTLWAMQNVKKKSSPFGALLRGFWTFIRNFLFKRGFIYGYRGFVISVCNGLGAFFKYMKLYENTLQKPSLSLIVTTYNQKERLALVLDSICLQQVLPFEVLIADDGSREDTRELVRQYQENFPIPLRHIWHQDCGYRLAKSRNEAIKSARGTYIVVIDGDMILHPSFVKDHQDRARRGCFVQGGRILLSQKETQIILEKQKCSLAFAKKTFKTTRSQILSSMCFWPCFKQKDLSIDRFLPVKGCNMAFFKEDVESINGFNEDFVGWGREDSEFVVRFLNVGGEMRKLRFAGIAYHLWHEENSRAMLEENHQIYLQSLREKKTWCCNGIKKIDKEIF
- a CDS encoding heavy-metal-associated domain-containing protein, translated to MITITLQVPSMHCSHCTQKIQTFVSEVQGVQDIHFDLDSKSLTVSFVPPATKEAIIEAIEDCGFEAR
- a CDS encoding glycosyltransferase family 2 protein encodes the protein MKLLRIVDLKHDKPFFSIIFPIYNREIYLQETLQSILSQSFGDFELIAIDDGSTDQSLAILQSLQDQRIKVFTQSNLGVSEARNTGIKHAKGEYLCFADSDDILHPNYLQDFYTLIQKTQASLIKNNSIIKFHSSPKFRPHYQLKHIHIVSLNTKNIKIGGTIWSYCIKTSLVKDIHLLFLPQRIMEDEIFIFMLLPFVDHLVLFRGSPYLYRQHSNSIVSTHPVAFDRINNFHDLILWYQHHKFLDSFPIPFYILYDISLKNPNYLTYISRSKEMLQTLNLSPSLLSQDPLIPHLLKEEAKAFQEYHAKSRGKIKFYLRKFLCRFF